Part of the Vibrio ishigakensis genome, CTATCGGTTGAGGGATTGAGCGATGTGAAATGGTACGGACGCCAAACCGTGCAGGTATCCCCTGGTGAGGTATTTAGCCTACCTATAACCCTTGGAGCTGACCCAAGTGAATTAGACTCAGCGGTGACCCGTATCGAGTTCAAGTTGGATGACCAGCAAGGCTTTACCATCAACACCGAAAGCCGCTTTATCAAGCAGCTGTAGCCAACTCAAGTATCAAGCAAAAACCGGGCTCATCAGAGCCCGGACTTGTTTTCAATGCGTATAACAAATACTGTAGCTTCTATCACTGGATAAGATCCCTAGGCCATGAGCACCTCTTTTAACTTTGACTCCCTCACCCCTGACTTCATGTGGTACGCCTTAGAAAGCGTCGGCATTAGAGCTGAATCAGGCTTTCTCGCTCTCAACAGCTACGAAAACCGTGTATATCAATTTGTTGATGAAGAAAAACAGCGCTACGTGGTTAAGTTCTATCGTCCGCAGAGATGGAGTGAAGCTCAGATAGATGAAGAGCATGACTTCATGTTCGACTTGGAAGAACAAGAGATCCCAATTGCCATCCCTGAAATCTTGGGAGAACAATCGCTACACTTCTATAAAGGCTATCTTTTCGCGGTATATAAGAGCGTGGGAGGCCGTCAATTTGAGGTTGATAACTATGATCAACTCGAGATGGTGGGACGCTTCCTTGGCCGCATCCATAAGGTGAGCCAAGACCAAGCGCCGTATCAACACAGGCCGAGCATTGGTTTGGACGAGTATCTGTATCAACCAAGAGAGCTGCTGCAAAACAGCACCTTTATTCCCCCACACCTCGAAAATGTATTCTTCAACGACTTAGATCTACTGATAAAGAGTATCGAACAGAAGTGGGACAACAACTATCAGAATATTCGCCTGCACGGTGACTGCCACCCAGGTAATATCCTGTGGCGCGACGGACCAACCTTTGTAGACTTAGATGATTCGAGAAACGGCCCTGCAGTGCAGGACCTATGGATGATGCTAAACGGCGATCGCCAAGAGCAGCTGGTCCAGCTCGATATCTTGTTAGAGGGCTATCAAGAATTTTGCGATTTTAATAACGCTCAATTGAAACTGATCGAGCCTTTGCGCGGTCTACGCTTAGTGCACTACATGTCATGGCTTGCAAAAAGATGGCATGACCCTGCATTCCCAGTGGCATTTCCATGGTTCAATGATGCAAAATACTGGGAAGGCCAAGTTCTGGCATTTAAGGAGCAGCTCTCTGCCCTTGAAGAGCCACCACTATCATTAACACCTATGTGGTAATACTGGGCAGCCTTATTTGGAAGCCAAAATGAAAACCTTTGAAGGAGTATCTCAATGAAAAAGCTGATTACCTTGATGGCAACTATGTTCATCGCGCTAACAGCTCACGCAGCACAATTTAAAGAAGGTGAGAACTATACGGTTCTTGATCTTCCTGCGACCTCTAGCCCAACAGTAAATGAATTCTTCTCGTTCTACTGCCCTCACTGTAACCAGTTTGAGCCAATCATGGATACATTGAAGAAGTCGCTTCCAGAAAACGCTAAATTCCAGAAGACTCACGTATCTTTTATGGGTGGCAACATGGGCGTACCTATGAGCAAGGCATACGCGACTATGGTAGTGCTTAAGGCTGAAGATCAGATGGTTCCTGTAATGTTCCGTCGTATCCACCAGCTAAACGCGGCACCTAAGAACGAAGACGAGCTGCGCCAGATCTTCCTAGACGAAGGTATCGATGCGAAGAAATTCGACGCGGCTTACAAAGGCTTTGCGGTTGACTCTATGCAGCGTCGCTTCGACAAGCAGTTCAAAGACGCTGGCCTACGTGGCGTGCCAAGCATTGTCGTGAACGGTAAATACCTAGTTCAAACTGGCTCTATCAAGTCTACTCAAGACCTAATTAACCTAGTGAACTACCTGCTAACGCAGAAATAAGAAATAACGAGGGGAGCCAAACGCTCCCCTTTTTTAATGCTAGTAAATCTTATCCAGCTCTTTATCTTTGTCTGACCACAAGTCACCGAGCCACTGCTGGAATTGGCGCTTGTAGCGCTTGTCATTGAAATAATCGCCTCGCACCTGCTCATCCACAGGTAGAACCTTAATCTGCACCACAATGCGCTTCATACGGCCCATCAGCATGTCCTTGAATGGGTTCTCTACGTTATCCGGATACGCCAGTGTCACATCTATGATATTGCTGAACTGCTCCCCCATAGCCGCTAGGGTATAAGCGATACCGCCGGACTTTGGTTGTAACAGATGCTTATAGGAGCCTGATTTAGATTTATTGGCACGATAGCGAGTCCCTTCCACATAGTTGACTACCGTAGTTGGCATATGGCGGAATTTCTCACATGAGCGGCGAGTGGTTTCTAGGTCTTTGCCACGTTTCTCTGGATGACGGATCAGATACTCACGAGAGTAACGACGCATAAAGGGCATATCTAGCCCCCAGCAAGCCATGCCCAAAAAAGGTACGTAAAGCAGTTGCTGCTTGAGAAAGAACTTAGGCATAGGGATACGGTCTTTAAACACGCAACACAGCACCACGATATCCGTCCAACTGCGGTGGTTACTCAACATTAAATACCAGCCATCCATTTTAAGGCCTTCACCACCCTCAATCTGCCACTCAACATCACGGTTAAACAGAGCAAGGATCAAAGCATTGATAGTGGCCCAAATCCACATCACTTTATTGGCAAGGGTAGAGGATAATCTTCTCACGGCGTCAACCGGTACCAACATACGCACCAAAGCAAGTATGCAGATCGCAAGAGAAGCAACAGCAGTGTTCAAGATAACCAAGGAGGCAGTAATAATTAAAAAAATGTAACCAAACATAAATTCAAACGGAAAAACGGACACCTAAATTTTTTGACGGCTAATTATACAAGTAAGTCTAACAAGTTGAATACACTCTTAAATGGTCTGAGGTGTATTTGATATCAGTATACTCAATCTGTGCTCCAGATTTACTTTGTACATGCGATGTCGTTTACATTTTTCTAACTTCGATAATGCTGCTCCCCAATTCTGCTTAACAAGAAATCTGCTGATTCAATTCAATCAGTAGTTTATCCATCGAGCGGTACCCCAGCGCCTCAGCCAGATGATGTCTTTGAATAGCTTCACAACCCTCTAGGTCAGCTATGGTGCGAGAAACACGCAAAATTCTATGATAGGCGCGGATAGATAAGCCAAGGCTCAAGATCGCGTTCTCAAGAAAGCCCTCATCAGCACTTTCTAGCGAGCACACCTCTTGTATCTCGCGGCTCTGCAATTGAGCGTTTGGCTTGTTTGAACGAATAAGCATTAAGTCACGAGCCTTTAAAACTCGGCTCTTTACCTCCTGAGTAGACTCCCCACGACTACCATTGTGCAATGCCCCTCTGGGTAGCAACGGAATCTCGAGAGACATATCAAATCTATCCAAGAAAGGGCCTGATACCTTGTTAAGGTATCTCAGTATCGCCTGTGGGTTTATCCTAACCTGCCCCTCTCTGTAATGACCACTAGGGCTTGGGTTTAGAGCGGCTACTAACTGAAAGTTGGCTGGAAAAGTGCTTTTTCCTGCTGCTCTAGATATGACTATCTCGCCAGCCTCCAATGGCTCTCGCAAGGCGTCTAATACTCTGCGTTCAAATTCGGGCACCTCGTCTAGAAATAGAACTCCGTTGTGAGCCAAAGAGATCTCTCCTGGCTTTGGGGTGGAACCACCACCGACCAAAGCCACCATGGAGCTTGAGTGATGTGGTGATCTAAATGGTCTCTGTCGCCAACTGCAGCCAATAGAAACCTTGCCAACTAACGAAGATAAGGCGGCAACCTGCAGGGCTTCTTCTGTCTGCATTTCTGGCAGGAGATCCACTAGGCGAGTAGCTAGCATTGTCTTGCCTGTACCTGGAGGACCTAAGAACAAAATATTGTGACCGCCGGCTGCGGCTATCTCTAAAGCCCTCTTTCCCTGATGCTGGCCTATGATGTCCTGAAGGTCTCTTTCTAGCGATAAAGGACTGGCCTCCTCTTTATCATTCTTTAGCTCTAGGGTTAGTTGCCCTGCTAGGAAGGCCGCTACTTGAATCAAGGAGTTAGCCGACAGGTTGCGCTCTTTATCTACCAGAGCAACCTCATTGGCATTGCCCTCTGGGGAAATAAGGACTCGTTGATGCTTATTACTCGCCATAGCGGCCGCTATCACACCATTAACTGCTCTAAGCTCTCCAGATAGGGCTAACTCTCCCAACAATTCAGTGTCGTTAATTCTATCTGTAGGGAGTTGTTCACTGGCAATGAGTATCCCTATGGCGATTGGAAGGTCGAATCGGCCACCATCTTTAGGCAGGTCTGCTGGGGCTAGATTGACAGTTATCTTGCGGCTCGGAAACAGAAACTTAGAATTCAGTATTGCGCTTCGTACCCTGTCTTTTGATTCCTTCACACTGGTCTCAGCCAGCCCAACCAGATGAAAGCCCGGCATGCCTGGACCTATGTGAACCTCAACTGTCACCTGAGGTGCGTCGATTCCTACACTCGCTCTACTATGGATGATGGCTAACCCCATACAGGCTCCAAATTGATCCGAATAGTAATGGTTTAGCTCGTACCTATTTGGGGGCAAAATGAAAAAAGAATGAGTTTTTGCTTGTCACATCGAGAACTTCTGTGTTACCACTAACGGTATAAACACTGTGCAAAATTATTGCGGAATTTTTCTAGTTTTATTCACTGAAGTAAATATGTTGAAATCTCTTAACCTACTGCTGAACCTGATTGTCGTGGTGATTATTCATTCCGCGCGAGGGCGAGCAGGCGCAAAATAACACAGCAAGAATTCTAAGCCCTCGCACTGAAAAGTTCGGGGGCTTTTTTTAGTTTTAAGGTCTGAGTAAGGCCAGTTGCAGGAAATATGGAGCACAAGATGTGCGTTAAAGCTGAATTCACAACACAACAAAAAAACGCGACACAACAAGGGGGTTACCAATGAATGGTGCTCAGTTAGTCGTAGAGGCACTTCGCCAACAAGGTATCAAATCCGTTTTTGGATACCCTGGTGGTGCAATCATGCCAATCTACGATGCACTTTATGATGGTGGCGTAGAGCATATTCTTTGCCGTCACGAACAAGGTGCAGCCATCGCAGCCATAGGTATGGCTCGTGCAACCCAAGAGGTTGCAGTATGCATGGCAACATCCGGCCCAGGTGCGACAAACCTTGTCACCGGCCTTGCCGATGCCTTCTTGGACTCAGTTCCAGTAGTAGCCATCACAGGTCAGGTAGCCAGCCCTCTTATCGGCACCGATGCTTTCCAAGAAATGGATGTGATCGGTATGTCCCTATCTTGTACCAAGCATAGCTACTTGGTTACTGATATTGATGAACTTGCGCCAACCCTAGCCGAGGCATTCGAGGTAGCTCAATCTGGACGTCCAGGCCCAGTTATCGTAGATATCGCTAAAGATGTTCAGCTAGCAGAAGCGCCTACTGCAGTTCTTCCTGAGTTTGAGGCACCTATGATGCCTGTACCTCAACCTGAGGAATATCGCCTAGCACAGGCTCTACTGCGTGAAAGTCGTCGTCCAGTTCTCTATGTAGGTGGCGGTGTTCAGTTGGCTAAAGCGACAGACACAGTTCGCCAGTTCTTAAGCGACAACCCAATGCCATCGGTAAGTACCCTAAAAGGCCTGGGTACCATCGAGCGTCATAACCCATGCTACCTGGGTATGCTTGGCATGCACGGCACTAAGGCAGCTAACCTAATCGTACAAGAGTCTGACCTTCTTATCGTTGTAGGTGCGCGCTTCGATGACCGCGTGACTGGCAAGCTAGATAGCTTCGCGCCAAACGCCAAGGTTATCCACCTAGATATCGACAAGGCAGAGTTCAATAAACTAAGACATGCACACGCGACCCTTCGTGGTGACATCAATGAGATCCTGCCTCAGATTCATCTAGAGAACGATATCACCCCTTGGGTTCACCACTGTGAAAGCCTACGTAACGGCTTTAAATGGCGCTATGACCACCCAGGTGAGCCTATCTATGCTCCGCTTCTGCTTAAGCAGCTTTCAGATATGATGCCGGATACCTCTATGGTCTCAACCGACGTAGGGCAGCATCAGATGTGGGCAGCACAGCACATTCAGCCACGTGAGCCTCAGAACTTCATCACCTCATCTGGCCTAGGCACCATGGGTTTTGGTCTGCCAGCAGCTATGGGCGCTTCTGTAGCGCGTCCTGATGACCAATCTATCCTCATCACAGGTGATGGCTCATTTATGATGAACGTGCAAGAACTAGGTACGCTGAAGCGTCGTCAGATCCCTGTGAAGATAGTGCTTCTTAACAACCAGCGCCTCGGCATGGTTCGTCAGTGGCAGTCACTGTTCTTCGACGGTCGCCATAGTGAGACCATCCTAGATGACAACCCAGATTTCGTCATGCTAGCTAAGTCGTTTGATATCCCAGGTAAAACCATCACCACTAAGGCTGAGGTAGAACCTGCACTTAAAGAGATGCTTGAATGTGAGACCTCTTATCTTCTGCACGTCCTTATCGACGAAGAAGAAAACGTATGGCCTCTGGTTCCACCAGGCGCGTCCAACGAAGACATGTTAGAGAACACCTAATAGAGGCACTCATGGAAAGATATTTACTTGATATTAAAGCAGACGATAAACCTGTATTGTTGGAGCGAGTGCTAAGAGTGGTTCGCCACCGTGGTTTTATCGTTCGACAGGTAGCAGGCACTCAAAACCACCACAGCAAGATTGCAAGTGTGGAGATCATTGTTGATAGCGACCGTCCAATCACGTTTTTGACTAATCAGATTGAAAAACTGTGGGATGTAATTAGCGTAGACGTTATTAAGATTAACAACGATGAACTCCCAAACAACAATTTACAACACAAAGTAAGCGCGTAAGGAAGGCAGTAAATGGCGAAGAAAACAGCAGATTATATTTGGTTTAACGGCGAGATGGTTCCGTGGGCAGAAGCCAACGTTCACGTACTAACTCATGCAATGCACTACGGTACTTCAGTATTTGAGGGCGTGCGTTGCTACAACACGCCGAAAGGACCAATTGTATTCCGCCACCTTGAGCACGCTAAACGTCTAAAAGACTCAGCGAAGATCTACCGCTTCCCTATCCCATACTCTGTTGAAGAGATCATGGAAGCAACGCGCGAAACACTGCGTCAAAACAAGCTAGACAGCGCTTACATCCGTCCGCTTGGTTTTGTAGGCAATGTTGGCCTTGGTGTATGTCCTCCGGTAGACACAGAGATGGACCTAATCATCGCAGCCTTCCCTTGGGGTTCTTACCTAGGTGAAGACGCACTAGAGCAGGGCGTTGATGCCATGATCTCAAGCTGGAATCGCGCGGCACCAAACACTATTCCTACAGCCGCTAAAGCGGGTGGTAACTACCTATCTTCTCTACTAGTTGGTGGTGAAGCTCGTCGTCACGGCTATGACGAAGGTATCGCGCTGAGCGTTGATGGCTACCTATCAGAGGGGGCGGGTGAGAACATCTTTGTAATCAAAGATGGCGTAATCACTACTCCACCAGCAACCAGCGCTATCCTGCCTGGTATTACACGTGACTCTATCATGATCCTAGCGCGTGATAAGGGCTATGAGGTTCGTGAAGCAAACATCGCTCGTGAAGCACTATACCTAGCAGACGAAATCTTTATGACAGGTACGGCAGCAGAGATCGTTCCTGTACGTACGGTTGACCAAATCGTTGTAGGCGCAGGCAAGCGTGGCCCTATCACCGAAGACCTACAATCAACCTACTTTGGCCTATTCAACGGCACCACAGAAGACAAATGGGGCTGGCTAGACTACGTATACCCAGCTGACGCAGAGAAATAAGGAACTATTATGCCAATCTATCGCAGTGCAACCACAACACATGGTCGTAACATGGCTGGTGCGCGTGCCCTATGGCGTGCAACCGGCGTAAAAGATGAAGATTTCGGTAAGCCTATTATCGCTGTCGTTAACTCATTCACTCAATTCGTACCAGGCCACGTTCACCTAAAAGACATGGGTCAACTGGTTGCTCGTGAAATTGAAGAAGCGGGCGGGATCGCAAAAGAATTCAACACTATCGCTATCGATGACGGTATCGCTATGGGTCACGGCGGTATGCTGTACTCACTACCATCTCGTGAGCTTATCGCAGACTCTGTAGAGTACATGGTAAACGCGCACTGTGCCGATGCTATGGTATGTATCTCTAACTGCGACAAGATCACCCCGGGAATGCTGATGGCCTCTATGCGCCTAAACATCCCAGTGATCTTTGTATCTGGTGGTCCCATGGAAGCGGGTAAAACCAAGCTTTCTGATCAACTGATCAAGCTAGACCTTGTAGATGCCATGATGCAGAGTGCGGATCCAACGGTATCTGACGAAGACAGTGAAAAGATCGAACGTAGCGCGTGTCCTACCTGTGGTTCTTGCTCAGGTATGTTTACTGCTAACTCAATGAACTGCCTAACCGAAGCATTAGGTCTTTCTCAGCCAGGTAACGGCTCTATGCTGGCTACCCACGCTGACCGTGAAGCACTATTCCTAAGCGCAGGCCAACGCATCGTAGACCTGACTAAGCGTTACTATGAGCAAGACGATGCGTCTGTTCTTCCTCGTAACATCGCAACCAAGCAAGCGTTCGAGAACGCGATGGCGCTAGACATCGCTATGGGTGGTTCAACCAACACGGTTCTGCACCTGCTAGCGGCCGCTCAAGAGGGTGAAGTAGACTTCGACATGGTTGATATCGATGCTATGTCTCGCCGAGTACCTAACCTATGTAAGGTTGCACCATCGACTCCGCTGTATCACATGGAAGATGTGCACCGCGCGGGTGGTGTAATGGGCATCCTAGGTGAACTGAATCGCGCAGGCCTTATCAACAGCCAAGTAAACACGGTTCTGGGTACCACCCTAGAAGAACAATTGGCTCACTACGACATCATGCAGACCGAATCTGAAGAGGTTAAATCTTTCTTCCGTGCTGGCCCTGCAGGTATCCGCACTACTAAGGCTTTCTCTCAAGACTGTCGCTGGGACACTTTAGATGACGACCGTGAAGCAGGCTGTATCCGTGACAAAGCCAACGCTTATAGCCAAGATGGTGGTCTGGCCGTTCTTAAAGGTAACATCGCTCTTGATGGCTGTATCGTTAAGACCGCTGGCGTAGACGAGAGCATCCTAACCTTCACAGGTACTGCTATCGTATTTGAAAGCCAAGAAGACGCTGTAGACGGCATCCTAGGCGGTCAGGTTAAAGCTGGTCATGTTGTAGTAATCCGCTACGAAGGTCCAAAAGGTGGTCCAGGTATGCAAGAGATGCTTTACCCAACCACTTACCTGAAATCTATGGGTCTAGGTAAAGAGTGTGCGCTTCTAACCGACGGTCGCTTCTCTGGTGGTACTGCAGGTCTTTCTATCGGTCACGCTTCTCCTGAAGCTGCGGCTGGCGGCATCATTGGTCTGGTTAAGACTGGCGATGAGATTGCTATCGACATTCCAAACCGTACTATTGAGCTGAACGTGTCAGAGCAAGAGCTAGGCGAGCGTCGTGCTGAGCAAGACCAGAAAGGTTGGAAACCAGAATCACGTCAACGTGAGGTTTCATTTGCTCTGAAGGCATACGCAAGTATGGCTACCAGTGCTGACAAAGGTGCAGTGAGAGACAAATCTAAATTCGAGGGGTAAGACTATGAGTCAAACTCCTCCTAAAACTGGCGCAGAGTACCTGCGCCAGGTACTGCGAGCTCCAATCTACGAGGTGGCGACAGTCACCCCGTTACAAGAGATGCCTCGCCTAAGTGAGCGCTTACAAAACCTAGTTCAGATCAAGCGAGAAGATCGCCAGCCTGTGCACTCCTTCAAGCTTCGTGGCGCCTACAACATGGTGGCTAACCTTACCGACGAGCAGAAGCAAGCAGGCGTTATCGCAGCCTCAGCGGGCAATCATGCTCAAGGTATGGCTTACTCAGGGACACGCCTAGGTATCAACACTACTATCGTGATGCCTAAAACCACTCCAGACATCAAGGTTGACGCTGTACGCGCCTTCGGTGGCAATGTTGTACTTCACGGTAGCAACTTCGATGAAGCCAAAGCCGAAGCAGTACGCCTGTCTGAAGAGCACGGCTATACCTTTGTACCTCCATTTGATCACCCACTGGTGATCGCAGGCCAAGGTACGATTGGTATGGAGATGATCCAGCAAAATGGTCATCTAGATTATATCTTCGTCCCAGTTGGCGGCGGCGGTCTAGCGGCCGGTGTTGCGGTTCTGGTGAAACAGCTGATGCCAAACATCCAAGTGATCGCGGTTGAACCTGAAGATTCTGCCTGCCTAAAAGCAGCGCTGGATGCAGGTAAACCAGTAACACTGGATCAAGTCAGTATGTTTGCTGACGGTGTGGCGGTTAAGCAGATTGGTAGTGAGACCTTCCGTCTGTGTAATCAATATATCGATGGTCATGTGTCTGTTTCTAGCGATGAGATCTGTGCGGCAGTTAAGGATATCTTCGAAGATACTCGAGCAATTGCTGAACCATCAGGTGCGCTCGCTCTAGCGGGTCTTAAGAAGTATGCCGAGCAGCACAAGCTGGTGGATAAGAAGCTAGCTACCGTGCTTTCTGGCGCTAATACTAACTTCCACGGCCTGCGTTACGTATCTGAGCGCTGTGAATTGGGTGAGAAACGTGAGG contains:
- a CDS encoding serine/threonine protein kinase — encoded protein: MSTSFNFDSLTPDFMWYALESVGIRAESGFLALNSYENRVYQFVDEEKQRYVVKFYRPQRWSEAQIDEEHDFMFDLEEQEIPIAIPEILGEQSLHFYKGYLFAVYKSVGGRQFEVDNYDQLEMVGRFLGRIHKVSQDQAPYQHRPSIGLDEYLYQPRELLQNSTFIPPHLENVFFNDLDLLIKSIEQKWDNNYQNIRLHGDCHPGNILWRDGPTFVDLDDSRNGPAVQDLWMMLNGDRQEQLVQLDILLEGYQEFCDFNNAQLKLIEPLRGLRLVHYMSWLAKRWHDPAFPVAFPWFNDAKYWEGQVLAFKEQLSALEEPPLSLTPMW
- a CDS encoding thiol:disulfide interchange protein DsbA/DsbL, yielding MKKLITLMATMFIALTAHAAQFKEGENYTVLDLPATSSPTVNEFFSFYCPHCNQFEPIMDTLKKSLPENAKFQKTHVSFMGGNMGVPMSKAYATMVVLKAEDQMVPVMFRRIHQLNAAPKNEDELRQIFLDEGIDAKKFDAAYKGFAVDSMQRRFDKQFKDAGLRGVPSIVVNGKYLVQTGSIKSTQDLINLVNYLLTQK
- a CDS encoding acyltransferase, with protein sequence MFGYIFLIITASLVILNTAVASLAICILALVRMLVPVDAVRRLSSTLANKVMWIWATINALILALFNRDVEWQIEGGEGLKMDGWYLMLSNHRSWTDIVVLCCVFKDRIPMPKFFLKQQLLYVPFLGMACWGLDMPFMRRYSREYLIRHPEKRGKDLETTRRSCEKFRHMPTTVVNYVEGTRYRANKSKSGSYKHLLQPKSGGIAYTLAAMGEQFSNIIDVTLAYPDNVENPFKDMLMGRMKRIVVQIKVLPVDEQVRGDYFNDKRYKRQFQQWLGDLWSDKDKELDKIY
- a CDS encoding YifB family Mg chelatase-like AAA ATPase, whose amino-acid sequence is MGLAIIHSRASVGIDAPQVTVEVHIGPGMPGFHLVGLAETSVKESKDRVRSAILNSKFLFPSRKITVNLAPADLPKDGGRFDLPIAIGILIASEQLPTDRINDTELLGELALSGELRAVNGVIAAAMASNKHQRVLISPEGNANEVALVDKERNLSANSLIQVAAFLAGQLTLELKNDKEEASPLSLERDLQDIIGQHQGKRALEIAAAGGHNILFLGPPGTGKTMLATRLVDLLPEMQTEEALQVAALSSLVGKVSIGCSWRQRPFRSPHHSSSMVALVGGGSTPKPGEISLAHNGVLFLDEVPEFERRVLDALREPLEAGEIVISRAAGKSTFPANFQLVAALNPSPSGHYREGQVRINPQAILRYLNKVSGPFLDRFDMSLEIPLLPRGALHNGSRGESTQEVKSRVLKARDLMLIRSNKPNAQLQSREIQEVCSLESADEGFLENAILSLGLSIRAYHRILRVSRTIADLEGCEAIQRHHLAEALGYRSMDKLLIELNQQISC
- the ilvG gene encoding acetolactate synthase 2 catalytic subunit, encoding MNGAQLVVEALRQQGIKSVFGYPGGAIMPIYDALYDGGVEHILCRHEQGAAIAAIGMARATQEVAVCMATSGPGATNLVTGLADAFLDSVPVVAITGQVASPLIGTDAFQEMDVIGMSLSCTKHSYLVTDIDELAPTLAEAFEVAQSGRPGPVIVDIAKDVQLAEAPTAVLPEFEAPMMPVPQPEEYRLAQALLRESRRPVLYVGGGVQLAKATDTVRQFLSDNPMPSVSTLKGLGTIERHNPCYLGMLGMHGTKAANLIVQESDLLIVVGARFDDRVTGKLDSFAPNAKVIHLDIDKAEFNKLRHAHATLRGDINEILPQIHLENDITPWVHHCESLRNGFKWRYDHPGEPIYAPLLLKQLSDMMPDTSMVSTDVGQHQMWAAQHIQPREPQNFITSSGLGTMGFGLPAAMGASVARPDDQSILITGDGSFMMNVQELGTLKRRQIPVKIVLLNNQRLGMVRQWQSLFFDGRHSETILDDNPDFVMLAKSFDIPGKTITTKAEVEPALKEMLECETSYLLHVLIDEEENVWPLVPPGASNEDMLENT
- the ilvM gene encoding acetolactate synthase 2 small subunit encodes the protein MERYLLDIKADDKPVLLERVLRVVRHRGFIVRQVAGTQNHHSKIASVEIIVDSDRPITFLTNQIEKLWDVISVDVIKINNDELPNNNLQHKVSA
- a CDS encoding branched-chain amino acid transaminase, whose protein sequence is MAKKTADYIWFNGEMVPWAEANVHVLTHAMHYGTSVFEGVRCYNTPKGPIVFRHLEHAKRLKDSAKIYRFPIPYSVEEIMEATRETLRQNKLDSAYIRPLGFVGNVGLGVCPPVDTEMDLIIAAFPWGSYLGEDALEQGVDAMISSWNRAAPNTIPTAAKAGGNYLSSLLVGGEARRHGYDEGIALSVDGYLSEGAGENIFVIKDGVITTPPATSAILPGITRDSIMILARDKGYEVREANIAREALYLADEIFMTGTAAEIVPVRTVDQIVVGAGKRGPITEDLQSTYFGLFNGTTEDKWGWLDYVYPADAEK
- the ilvD gene encoding dihydroxy-acid dehydratase; this translates as MPIYRSATTTHGRNMAGARALWRATGVKDEDFGKPIIAVVNSFTQFVPGHVHLKDMGQLVAREIEEAGGIAKEFNTIAIDDGIAMGHGGMLYSLPSRELIADSVEYMVNAHCADAMVCISNCDKITPGMLMASMRLNIPVIFVSGGPMEAGKTKLSDQLIKLDLVDAMMQSADPTVSDEDSEKIERSACPTCGSCSGMFTANSMNCLTEALGLSQPGNGSMLATHADREALFLSAGQRIVDLTKRYYEQDDASVLPRNIATKQAFENAMALDIAMGGSTNTVLHLLAAAQEGEVDFDMVDIDAMSRRVPNLCKVAPSTPLYHMEDVHRAGGVMGILGELNRAGLINSQVNTVLGTTLEEQLAHYDIMQTESEEVKSFFRAGPAGIRTTKAFSQDCRWDTLDDDREAGCIRDKANAYSQDGGLAVLKGNIALDGCIVKTAGVDESILTFTGTAIVFESQEDAVDGILGGQVKAGHVVVIRYEGPKGGPGMQEMLYPTTYLKSMGLGKECALLTDGRFSGGTAGLSIGHASPEAAAGGIIGLVKTGDEIAIDIPNRTIELNVSEQELGERRAEQDQKGWKPESRQREVSFALKAYASMATSADKGAVRDKSKFEG
- the ilvA gene encoding threonine ammonia-lyase, biosynthetic: MSQTPPKTGAEYLRQVLRAPIYEVATVTPLQEMPRLSERLQNLVQIKREDRQPVHSFKLRGAYNMVANLTDEQKQAGVIAASAGNHAQGMAYSGTRLGINTTIVMPKTTPDIKVDAVRAFGGNVVLHGSNFDEAKAEAVRLSEEHGYTFVPPFDHPLVIAGQGTIGMEMIQQNGHLDYIFVPVGGGGLAAGVAVLVKQLMPNIQVIAVEPEDSACLKAALDAGKPVTLDQVSMFADGVAVKQIGSETFRLCNQYIDGHVSVSSDEICAAVKDIFEDTRAIAEPSGALALAGLKKYAEQHKLVDKKLATVLSGANTNFHGLRYVSERCELGEKREGLLAVTIPERQGAFFEFCNIIGGRAVTEFNYRYNDDAKANIFVGVRLQEGQSELNSIIEDLQQADYPVVDLSDDEMAKLHIRYMVGGKPSKPLQERLYSFEFPEYPGALLKFLSTLGTRWNISLFNYRNHGADYGRVLCGFELPEEDLERFTRHLGELGYGYRDESDNLSYQFFLS